Proteins encoded in a region of the Nicotiana tomentosiformis chromosome 9, ASM39032v3, whole genome shotgun sequence genome:
- the LOC138898890 gene encoding uncharacterized protein, with the protein MARRATKSTIGIPYNSQIKHGETLFSFVYGSEALIPAEVGEPTLRYFRADKEANNEAMLVQLELLDEHRDLAHTRMAAQKRRIERYNNRRANLQYVKVGDLVLRKVTQNTWELNAGMLGPMWEGPYRVSAVTGKGSYELESQDGVKLTSNWNVAHLKRYYC; encoded by the coding sequence atggcccgaagagctaCCAAGAGTACTATAGGCATACCGTACAACAGTCAAATCAAGCACGGGGAAACTCTTTTCTCTTTTGTGTACGGATCGGAAGCCTTGATCCCGGCGGAAGTAGGAGAACCTACCCTAAGATATTTCCGAGCGGACAAAGAagcaaacaatgaagcaatgttgGTCCAATTGGAGCTGCTCGACGAACATAGGGACTTGGCACATACAAGGATGGCGGCCCAAAAGCGGAGAATTGAAAGATAtaacaatcgaagagccaacctccagtatgtcaaagtaggagacttggttttaaggaaagtaactcagaacaccTGGGAGCTCAACGCAGGGATGCTGGGGCCaatgtgggaaggcccctaccgcgTTTCCGCTGTCACTGGAAAAGGGTCATACGAATTGGAAAGTCAAGATGGAGTAAAGTTGacgagcaactggaatgtggcacacctcaaaagatattattgctaa